From Paenibacillus sp. PvR098:
CCAATCCTCAGAACCCTAGTCGCGCTTTTGATCCTCTGCCGCGGGTACATTTGCTTCACAAAATCACACTTGATCGAAGCAACTACAAAATCCCAGGATTCGTCCACTTGACTGATGTTCAGATCACACAAAAAATCCACTCTTACGGTCTCCAAATAAATAAAGTAACTAATGTTACTAATATGTCCCATGTAATCCGATTCACAGAATCTGGTCACTAAAGAGGATTCATAAATCAATGCGATATCTCCTTTGCATGATCATATCATAGGACTTACGATATTTACGGTAGATTTTTCCAATGAAAAAATAACAAATCCATCTTGGTCCACTTCGCTGGTGACCAAGCCTTTTTCTTTCAAGTAAATCAAATGAGCCAACGTTTCCTGAAGAGCAAACAACAATTGCAGTGGATCCGCATCTTTGGAAAGATGGGCAAACAGCTTATGGCTAACCTCTTGAGCTGTGCACGGTTGCTCCAGCAGCGGCATCATTTCACGCAATCGTTGTTCGTGATGATGGATCAGCTCTTTCGCTCTTTGATTTCCATCCTTATAGACATACCGATGTCCCGGAAGTACGGTATCCAGCTTGTATTGTTGAATTTTGTTCAGGGTGTCGATAAACGCTTTCAAAGGATTGACGTTGAAGCCTGGAAAATAACCCACGTTCGGCGTGATTTTAGGCAAAAGCAAATCC
This genomic window contains:
- a CDS encoding thioesterase family protein translates to MIYESSLVTRFCESDYMGHISNISYFIYLETVRVDFLCDLNISQVDESWDFVVASIKCDFVKQMYPRQRIKSATRVLRIGNKSITLGHKLLSEEGETLATAEEVIVRFNKSTQSTQSLDESMIEKLRRYEKNEQFI